The stretch of DNA GCAGCATCAGGCTCCTGAATACGGGTAAACTGGCGACCTTTCCTTGAGGAGCCTGCCATGAGCGAGCCAACCCCCGGTATCAGCAACGACGACAGCGACGAAGAAGCGTTCGCCGAAAACACCCTGATCGAAGCGATCGAAAACCAGATCGAAAGCGACAACCCGCCCGCGGCCAAGGCCACCTTCAATAAGCTGACCCTGGTCGGGTATGAGCGTGACGAAATCCTCAACCTCATGGCTCACGTCCTGGCAGTGGAAATCGACGCGATCCTCGAAGAAGACCGCGCGTTCGACACCCAATGGTACGAAGCCGCGCTGCGCGCCCTGCCCGAGCTGCCGCCCGAGAAGAAATAAGCCCGCCACGCCTCGCGTCCGCCCCTGGCCGGCGCGATGGCGAGCCTTGACTACACTGGTACGCGCCCTGCGGCCAAATACCGCCGCCCAGGGGCGTAAAAGTCCGCAGCGGACACTGGACAGGCTGCCCAACTGCGGTCACCTTAAGGACGCTGTCGTCTAATTCCTAGAAAGTCTGGAGTCCTTATGTCGTATACCCCTGAGTTGGTTGCCGAACTGGAAATCCTTGCACTCTTCAACCTGGACAGTTCCCAGGAAGGCCTGAAAATCCATCAGACCGCTGCCCCCCAAGCTATCGCCGCCGCACGACGCCTGTTCGAAAAAGAGCTCATTACCCAGCCCGATGGTGGTTACCTGACCAGCCTGGGCCGCGATGCCGCCGAGCATGCCCAAGGCCTGCTGACCATTCTGACGGTCAAAGAAGCCGCCTGAACGCTTTCCCCTACGGCCCTCGGAATCCCCGCCTGTCGGATTCCGCGGGCAAGCTCCAGTTGCCCGCTGGAAATCTGACGTCAAAAATAAAATTCAGCTTAAAGCTCGCCCTCGACTGGCTGTAAACTCCTCCACCTATAAGACCTCCCACGTTCAAGCTTCGCGAGCCTGTTTGAATGACCCGCACCCATGAAATCCGCCCAGATCTGGACGAGGGAATCGATCGCAAGGTTCTCAGCCAGCTGCGTGCGCGCTTTCTGAAGCTCAACGAAGGGCGTCTGGATCGGGCCATGGAGGGGTTATCGCCGCGCCAGCAACTGGTGCTCAACCTGTTGCCGCTATTCTTTCACGTCAACCACCCGTTATTGCCGGGTTATGTGTCGGGTGGCACACCCGCCGGGCTGTCGAACTACGAACCCGACACCTCAACGCTCAACGAAGCCCAGCGCCTGACTCGCTCGTTTTCCTACAAGGTCCGGCCCGGCAATGCACCGCGACCTATCCATGGCCTGTTCCTGATGGGCAGCCTGGGCACCCTGGCCCAGGCTGACCAGAGCGATATGGATGTGTGGGTCTGCCATGCGCCCGATCTCGGCGAGAACGAACTCGCCGAACTGCGCAAGAAATGCCTGCTACTGGAAACCTGGGCCGCCGGCCAGGGTGCCGAGGCGCACTTCTTCCTGATCGACCCGAGCCGCTTTGTCCGTGGCGATCGCGACACCCAGCTGAGCTCGGACGATTGCGGCACCACTCAGCACTATCTGCTGCTGGACGAGTTCTATCGCACGGCCATCTGGCTGGCCGGGCGTACGCCACTGTGGTGGCTGGTGCCGGTGTACGAAGAAGCCCGCTACCAGCAGTACACCCATACGCTGCTGTCCAAGCGTTTCATCCCTGCCGACGAAAACCTCGACCTTGGCCATCTGGCTCATATTCCGCCGGGCGAATTCATCGGCGCCGGGCTCTGGCAGTTGTTCAAGGGCATCGAGTCGCCGTACAAGTCGGTGCTCAAGCTGCTGCTGACCGAGGTCTACGCCAGCGAACACCCGCGGG from Pseudomonas chlororaphis subsp. chlororaphis encodes:
- a CDS encoding TIGR02647 family protein is translated as MSYTPELVAELEILALFNLDSSQEGLKIHQTAAPQAIAAARRLFEKELITQPDGGYLTSLGRDAAEHAQGLLTILTVKEAA